One window of the Terriglobia bacterium genome contains the following:
- a CDS encoding zf-HC2 domain-containing protein — protein sequence MDHIEAVKTHAAEKYFLGELAGTERDAFEEHFFDCEECAADVKATAILVDNVREALRTAPDQKKSPARETAGFLNWWRPAYSLAAIALLLATVGYQNFVQIPQLHNQALTKAEALPSFSLVAAGSRGAAGALEVTVPANTPFGLYVDIPSDSSFTRYSADILSQSGALKFSVPISTAQTQNTVQLLIPGALLNEGQYDLVIRGHKADSSGAQEIARHPFVLRRK from the coding sequence ATGGATCATATTGAAGCGGTGAAGACCCACGCGGCTGAGAAGTATTTCCTGGGAGAGCTGGCAGGGACCGAGCGCGACGCCTTCGAGGAGCACTTTTTCGATTGTGAAGAGTGCGCGGCCGACGTGAAAGCCACCGCCATCCTCGTCGACAACGTCCGCGAAGCCCTGCGCACGGCTCCGGACCAGAAGAAGTCGCCGGCTCGCGAGACGGCTGGGTTTCTGAACTGGTGGCGCCCTGCCTATTCCCTTGCAGCCATTGCACTGTTGCTTGCCACCGTTGGCTACCAGAATTTCGTGCAGATCCCGCAACTGCACAATCAGGCTCTCACCAAGGCGGAGGCCCTGCCATCGTTCTCTTTGGTTGCGGCCGGATCGCGCGGCGCCGCGGGCGCGCTGGAAGTCACGGTTCCGGCCAACACTCCCTTTGGACTTTACGTCGATATTCCAAGCGACTCCAGCTTCACCCGATACAGCGCCGACATCCTCAGCCAGTCCGGCGCCCTGAAATTCTCCGTACCGATTTCCACCGCGCAGACGCAGAACACCGTGCAGTTGCTCATTCCCGGTGCCCTGCTCAACGAGGGCCAGTACGACCTGGTGATCCGGGGCCACAAGGCCGATTCCAGCGGCGCACAAGAAATCGCTCGACATCCCTTCGTGTTGCGTAGAAAGTAA
- a CDS encoding CHAT domain-containing tetratricopeptide repeat protein, whose product MVQALGAAQSGAAKYSKSQPDWSERFRVLEAEVLIWQGRSKDVLALLKDPAPGSDNLEDVIIRRKIFRAMANYRLQNFTESAAELADAEQLAKAKRPDLMGEVAMAQGSLASLLGKYQDAINLYGIALKSARQQKRRFQEISALGNLGFVALHQQKWGEAIDWFSLAQAGANELHNEMIVGKTLGNLGWCYYSLGDFDRALDDYTQAEAVSAKLGAVSDRFRWLNNIGLIYAEQHDYARASAYYRQSLDLARSLGDRTGAKDALSNIALVELETGDLDSSEKHNQEAIRLQHEIGNESDHWPVLNSARIAFGRKQYPEATRLFRKVISGSGGDLWLRWEAESYLAALYATEGRDSVAYLQYRKGLETIDKARSAITSDEQRLSFLNTATQFYNDYIDFLISHHREREALAVAEHSRARTLADGLKIPVQLRESAFHPEENARRLNSVVLSYWLKPERSYLWVVTPTRVQLFPLPPQKEIDAAVDEYRKALLGPSQARDSGAGEKLYQMLVAPAEKLITGMNRHPERSGRQAAESRDLHSPRVIVIPDGSLVNLNFETLMVPTPQPHYWIEDATISSASSIALLSASTHNGTMAHSHDGTMLLIGAPNYAGTDFPELSQAKAEVQKVENYFPANERTVIEGKAAVPSAYDAAKPGEFTYIHFVAHATASRLSPLDSSIILSKQGDAYKLYARDIMQQPLKAELVTISACYGAGNRSYSGEGLVGLSWAFLRAGAHNVIAALWEVNDASTPQLMDNLYRNIGNGEDPATALRHAKLDMLHSQSVYRRPFYWGAFQLYVGS is encoded by the coding sequence TTGGTCCAGGCGCTCGGGGCCGCGCAATCCGGTGCCGCAAAGTATTCGAAGAGCCAACCTGACTGGTCGGAACGCTTCCGTGTTCTGGAAGCAGAAGTACTTATCTGGCAGGGCAGGTCAAAAGATGTTCTCGCGCTACTGAAAGATCCCGCGCCTGGGTCGGATAACCTCGAAGACGTAATCATTCGCCGCAAGATATTTCGCGCAATGGCCAACTATCGCCTCCAGAACTTTACTGAGTCGGCGGCAGAGCTGGCCGACGCCGAGCAGTTGGCAAAAGCAAAACGACCGGACCTCATGGGAGAGGTTGCGATGGCCCAAGGTTCATTGGCCTCTTTACTGGGAAAATATCAAGACGCGATCAACTTGTATGGCATCGCATTGAAATCAGCACGGCAGCAGAAGAGGCGTTTTCAGGAAATAAGTGCCCTTGGGAACCTCGGCTTTGTCGCCCTCCATCAGCAGAAATGGGGGGAGGCTATCGATTGGTTTTCGTTAGCTCAAGCCGGCGCGAATGAGTTGCACAACGAAATGATTGTGGGTAAGACCTTGGGCAACCTTGGGTGGTGCTATTACAGCCTCGGCGATTTTGATCGCGCTTTGGACGACTACACACAGGCTGAAGCTGTCTCCGCAAAGCTCGGTGCCGTTTCCGACCGTTTTCGATGGCTCAATAATATTGGTCTCATTTACGCGGAACAGCACGATTATGCGCGCGCATCCGCATACTATCGGCAGTCGCTCGACTTGGCTCGCTCTCTAGGAGATAGGACTGGTGCTAAAGATGCTCTTAGTAATATCGCGCTTGTGGAGCTGGAAACCGGGGATCTCGATTCTTCCGAAAAGCACAACCAGGAAGCAATTCGACTGCAACACGAAATCGGCAACGAATCCGACCACTGGCCCGTTCTGAACTCTGCCCGCATCGCCTTCGGTCGCAAGCAGTATCCCGAGGCGACTAGACTCTTTCGAAAAGTTATCTCCGGTTCCGGGGGCGATCTCTGGCTTCGATGGGAAGCAGAATCGTATTTAGCCGCACTTTATGCTACTGAGGGCAGGGATTCCGTCGCATACCTCCAGTATAGGAAGGGGCTGGAGACGATCGACAAAGCGCGTTCCGCGATTACGAGTGACGAACAGCGTCTTTCATTCCTCAACACTGCAACCCAGTTCTACAACGACTACATCGATTTCCTCATCAGCCATCATCGCGAGCGCGAGGCGCTGGCCGTCGCCGAGCACAGTCGCGCGCGAACTCTCGCCGATGGCCTCAAAATACCCGTCCAGCTTCGCGAATCGGCCTTCCACCCCGAGGAGAATGCCCGCCGTCTGAACTCGGTGGTGCTATCGTATTGGCTCAAACCCGAGCGCTCGTACCTGTGGGTGGTCACGCCTACGCGCGTCCAGCTCTTTCCTCTGCCGCCGCAGAAGGAGATCGACGCCGCCGTCGACGAATACCGCAAAGCCCTGCTCGGCCCCAGCCAGGCCCGCGACTCCGGCGCCGGCGAAAAGCTCTACCAGATGCTCGTCGCGCCCGCCGAAAAACTAATTACTGGTATGAATCGTCATCCCGAGCGGAGCGGCCGGCAGGCCGCGGAGTCGAGGGACCTGCATTCCCCTCGCGTCATCGTCATCCCCGACGGAAGCCTCGTAAACCTCAACTTCGAAACCCTGATGGTCCCGACCCCGCAACCCCACTACTGGATCGAAGACGCGACAATCTCCAGCGCCAGTTCCATCGCCCTGCTCAGCGCCTCGACCCACAATGGCACGATGGCCCATTCGCACGATGGCACGATGCTTCTCATCGGAGCCCCCAATTACGCCGGCACCGATTTCCCCGAGCTCTCGCAAGCCAAAGCCGAGGTCCAGAAGGTCGAAAACTACTTTCCCGCGAATGAAAGAACGGTGATCGAGGGCAAAGCCGCCGTCCCCTCGGCCTACGACGCGGCAAAACCAGGCGAATTCACATATATCCATTTCGTAGCCCACGCCACCGCCAGCCGCCTCAGCCCGCTCGACTCGTCCATTATCCTTTCCAAGCAGGGCGACGCCTACAAACTCTACGCCCGCGACATCATGCAGCAGCCGCTCAAGGCCGAGCTGGTAACCATTTCGGCATGTTACGGGGCGGGGAACCGGTCTTACTCGGGCGAGGGCCTCGTCGGGCTGTCCTGGGCTTTCCTGCGCGCCGGGGCCCACAACGTGATCGCCGCCCTCTGGGAGGTGAACGATGCGTCAACACCGCAGCTAATGGACAATCTTTACAGGAATATCGGTAATGGCGAGGATCCCGCCACCGCTCTGCGGCACGCCAAACTCGACATGCTGCACTCCCAGTCCGTCTACCGCCGCCCCTTTTACTGGGGCGCCTTCCAGCTTTACGTCGGGTCGTGA
- a CDS encoding TonB-dependent receptor translates to MLRRYLVVLVFLMYSVAAYASLFGTVRAIVHDPQHRGIADAQVKLQSENSAWFTTAKTNSDGVVQFLAVPIGRYRLEISAPGFAPAEVFVASISDRIQEVHVPMELPSVQESVSVFAAPPQIDPTSSTSQTNIPQAIINRLPGADRTNSLAFVTDTVPGAVMVHDQLHIRGGHQVTWAIDGVPVPNTNIASNVGPQFDPKDVDLVEIQRGGMMADYGDRTYGVFNVAPRSGFERNNEAELLMSYGNFNQTDDQFSIGSHTDQFAYYASINANRTDHALETPTPKNVHDQGAGGGAFTSLTYNTHSGDQWRLVGSVRSDFFQVPYDPGQPDLRDGRDREQDALGILTYLHPFGSSVIFTISPFFHFNRAAFEGGPNDIPSATDNRASTYAGGQMSLGYIKGRNNAKTGLYAFGQHDNQLFGVVANDGTGNIFRQRNVSGGNLEALFMEDQFKAFNWLTLNGGVRLTHFAGAISENAASPRLGAALRIPKLSWVLRASYSRFYQPPPLTTIAGPLLELVAEQGAGFLMLRGERDEQHEFGITIPVRGWTLDADTFRTGARNFFDHDALGNSNIFFPLAIDRVRIRGEEVTLHSPTIAGHANFHLAYSHQSVEGYGAITGGLTDFSPPEQSFFYLDHDQRDTLTIGADVNLSRTAWLSSNYSYGSGFLNGDGPSHLPPHNTVDLAIGKSFGESWSAKFSMTNLADSRYFIDLSNAFGGSHVADPRQISVQIRYKFHY, encoded by the coding sequence ATGCTTCGCAGATATCTTGTTGTGCTCGTTTTCCTGATGTATTCCGTCGCGGCCTACGCCAGTCTGTTCGGTACGGTGCGGGCCATCGTGCATGATCCGCAACATCGCGGAATCGCCGACGCCCAGGTCAAGCTCCAGAGCGAAAATTCCGCCTGGTTCACCACCGCGAAGACAAATTCAGATGGCGTCGTCCAGTTTCTCGCTGTCCCCATCGGTCGATATCGGCTCGAGATTTCCGCTCCGGGCTTTGCTCCGGCCGAGGTCTTCGTGGCGTCAATTTCCGACCGCATCCAGGAAGTGCACGTGCCAATGGAACTTCCGTCGGTTCAGGAGTCGGTAAGTGTTTTCGCCGCGCCGCCGCAGATCGATCCGACCTCGTCCACATCTCAGACGAACATTCCGCAAGCCATCATCAATCGTCTTCCTGGCGCCGATCGCACCAATAGCCTGGCATTTGTCACCGACACCGTTCCCGGCGCCGTTATGGTTCACGACCAGCTTCACATCCGCGGCGGACATCAGGTCACGTGGGCTATCGACGGCGTACCCGTGCCGAATACCAACATCGCCAGCAACGTCGGCCCTCAATTCGATCCCAAAGACGTCGATCTCGTCGAAATCCAGCGCGGCGGCATGATGGCCGACTACGGGGACCGCACCTATGGCGTCTTCAATGTCGCTCCACGTTCCGGCTTCGAGCGAAACAATGAAGCCGAGTTGCTGATGAGCTACGGCAACTTTAACCAAACCGACGACCAGTTCAGCATTGGCAGCCACACTGACCAGTTCGCTTACTACGCCAGCATTAACGCCAACCGCACCGATCATGCGCTTGAAACGCCTACACCCAAAAACGTTCACGACCAGGGCGCTGGTGGCGGCGCCTTCACCTCTCTGACGTACAACACGCATTCCGGTGACCAGTGGCGCCTGGTCGGATCGGTTCGCTCTGATTTCTTCCAGGTTCCATACGATCCCGGCCAACCTGATCTGCGCGACGGCCGCGATCGCGAACAGGACGCGCTCGGCATTCTTACTTATCTCCATCCGTTCGGATCGTCAGTCATCTTCACTATCTCGCCTTTCTTTCATTTCAATCGCGCGGCTTTCGAAGGCGGTCCCAATGATATCCCCAGCGCGACCGACAATCGCGCCTCAACCTATGCTGGCGGCCAGATGTCGCTTGGTTACATCAAGGGCCGAAACAACGCCAAGACAGGGCTCTACGCATTTGGGCAGCATGACAACCAGTTGTTTGGAGTTGTGGCGAATGATGGTACCGGCAACATATTTCGCCAGCGCAATGTTTCTGGCGGCAACCTCGAAGCTCTTTTTATGGAAGATCAGTTCAAGGCTTTCAACTGGCTGACACTCAACGGAGGCGTTCGTCTTACGCACTTCGCAGGGGCAATCAGCGAAAACGCGGCGAGCCCTCGACTCGGCGCTGCGCTGCGAATTCCGAAACTTTCGTGGGTACTGCGCGCCTCCTATAGCCGCTTCTACCAGCCGCCGCCGCTTACGACCATTGCCGGTCCGCTGCTTGAACTTGTGGCCGAGCAGGGCGCAGGCTTTCTTATGCTGCGAGGCGAGCGCGACGAGCAGCACGAGTTCGGTATCACCATTCCTGTCCGCGGATGGACACTGGATGCGGACACCTTCCGCACCGGCGCTCGAAACTTCTTCGACCACGATGCCTTGGGCAACTCCAACATCTTCTTCCCCCTCGCGATTGATCGCGTGCGCATTCGAGGCGAGGAGGTGACGTTGCACTCGCCAACGATCGCAGGCCATGCCAATTTTCACCTCGCCTATTCGCATCAATCCGTCGAAGGGTACGGAGCCATAACCGGCGGCCTCACCGATTTCTCGCCGCCGGAACAAAGCTTTTTCTACCTCGACCACGATCAACGTGACACCCTCACCATCGGCGCCGATGTCAACCTCTCACGCACCGCCTGGCTCTCGTCGAATTACAGCTACGGGTCGGGATTCCTCAATGGAGATGGGCCGAGCCACCTGCCGCCTCACAATACGGTCGATCTGGCGATAGGTAAGTCTTTCGGGGAGAGTTGGTCGGCGAAGTTCAGCATGACGAACCTGGCCGATTCGCGCTACTTCATCGACCTCAGCAACGCCTTCGGCGGCTCACACGTCGCTGACCCGCGCCAGATCAGCGTCCAGATCCGTTACAAGTTCCACTATTGA